Proteins from a genomic interval of Rattus norvegicus strain BN/NHsdMcwi chromosome 2, GRCr8, whole genome shotgun sequence:
- the Tdpoz1-ps10 gene encoding TD and POZ domain-containing protein 2-like, whose product MSGDLEAKICGYTHISVQRFCYKWTISNFSFCMDGIRENITSPVFSLEGNEEVQWFLRIFPNGVDEESEDYLSVSVGLYSCPKSPVLAKVQFWIINAQGEKHQIKEIPNILSFSPKQQWGLRKFILRDFLLSLRHWLLPENQLILCCKVSIVGPSFSTPGHNMTPANKDPRQKLADDIGELWENSLFTDCSLVVAGQEFRAHKAILAARSPVFRAMFEHELLESLTNRVEIHDIHLQVFKEMMAFIYTGKAPHLHSHSMATDLLAAADMYDLQDLKVMCEDSLCRNLSVKYAIPTLILADLHSTEHLKTRVMDFIILHASEVSKTLEWKSMVESHPHLVEEAFLSLASIQYFSSEPSLKHLKIF is encoded by the coding sequence ATGTCAGGGGACCTGGAAGCCAAGATCTGTGGCTACACACATATCAGTGTTCAGAGATTCTGCTACAAGTGGACCATTAGCAACTTTTCATTTTGCATGGATGGAATTCGGGAAAATATTACAAGCCCAGTGTTCTCATTAGAGGGCAATGAAGAAGTACAATGGTTTTTGAGAATATTCCCAAATGGTGTTGATGAAGAAAGCGAAGATTACTTGTCTGTTTCCGTGGGTTTGTACAGTTGTCCAAAGAGCCCAGTTTTGGCAAAGGTGCAGTTCTGGATCATAAATGCCCAAGGAGAGAAACATCAAATCAAAGAGATCCCAAATATTTTAAGCTTTAGTCCAAAACAACAATGGGGATTGAGAAAGTTCATCCTTCgagatttcctcctctcccttaggCATTGGCTTCTCCCTGAAAACCAGCTCATCCTGTGTTGTAAGGTGTCCATAGTAGGACCCTCCTTTAGCACTCCTGGACATAACATGACACCTGCAAACAAGGATCCAAGGCAGAAGTTGGCTGATGACATAGGAGAGCTGTGGGAAAATTCCCTCTTCACAGACTGCAGCCTGGTGGTAGCTGGCCAGGAATTCAGAGCTCACAAGGCCATTCTAGCAGCTCGctctccagttttcagagccatgtttgaacATGAATTGCTGGAGAGCCTAACAAACCGCGTTGAGATCCATGACATTCATCTGcaagtctttaaggaaatgatgGCCTTCATTTACACAGGGAAGGCACCACACCTCCACAGCCACTCAATGGCCACTGATTTGTTGGCAGCTGCTGACATGTATGACCTGCAGGACTTGAAGGTCATGTGTGAGGATTCCCTGTGCAGGAACCTCTCTGTGAAGTATGCTATACCAACTCTGatcctggctgacctccacagCACAGAGCACCTGAAGACTAGGGTCATGGATTTCATTATACTTCATGCTTCTGAAGTCTCTAAGACCTTGGAGTGGAAGTCAATGGTGGAGTCACATCCCCACTTGGTGGAGGAAGCTTTTCTCTCCCTGGCTTCTATACAGTATTTTTCCTCGGAGCCTTCACTCAAACACCTAAAGATATTTTAG